In Saccopteryx bilineata isolate mSacBil1 chromosome X, mSacBil1_pri_phased_curated, whole genome shotgun sequence, the genomic window CTCCCTACTCCCCAGACCAGGACACCTAAGTCCTATTCCGTTCTCAGCTGATGATCATGACACTAGCCGAACTTAATCACAGCCTGAATTTACAGCTGTCCTTCCTTTCATGCCCCATCCGCCAAACATACCCATTCtgttcaacatgataaagtccttACACACAGCACGTCATGTCCACatacatttgtatttttcagaagaaatCAACAGTTATGCCGGCAAAGATGCTGAATTAGTGGGACCCTGAAGTTCGCAATACACTGAAGAACAACATTATTTTGCATGTCTACAAAGTATACACTTGCTTTCACAAGTGTGGCAAAATTGTACCCTAACAGTTAGGACTTTTTCACCAAATCATAAACGTAGATATGGAAATCGTCATCAAACTTGATGAAATACACAGAAGGTTTGGCTTCCACTTGGTGAATGACCATGCCAATCCGTTTGGAACCATCTTCTTTGGTATATTCCACATGTTTACCTATCAGGCCATCTACAACTCCTCCTGGTTCTCTCTCTGCTGGAGGAGACTCAGTGGACTCTGGCATGATACGGAGGTCTCCTTCTTTATAATCATCTAGAAGCTGGTACATGTACAAGACAGGATCTTTCTCATAGGTAATGTAAAACCAGGCTTTCATGATTGGTGCCTGGGCTAAGACCATCCCTCTCCATTCATCCTTAGAACCATGCTCACCCTCAAACATATGTTCCACAGCTTTACCAACTATTGTATTTGCAAGGTTTGCATCACTGACTTGAGACGATGCCACCCTGTCAGAAAGAATTTTAAGAGACAAAACTCTTTCATCCCTGTGTAGTTCCAGTCCATAGACACAGTCAATTCCATCATATTTCACCAGGTAAAGAGAGGGGTTTATAGGCACCTGATCCAAAACGGTTCCTTTCCACTGGGTGATGGGCTCATCGCCTTCCTTCCATCCGTGTGAAATTCTGCAGCCCACGATGTTCCTGCGGGGCTGGGATGAAGGTCggctcctctgtttcttttgcaAGGCTTTTTTCTTCATCATGCTTACAGACCCAGTGGCGCGTCCCACTGGTGCCCTGGTTCGTTGCCCTCCGACTTCCTGTGCACTGGGGGTCTTCATGCCTGTCAccggagggaagagagaagataaGAGGAAGGAAAGTAAGAACACACTCAATATGCCGTAAGGTGAAGTTCTAGCGACAGCGACGTCTCTATATACCGTGCGCTGGCAACTAAATTTCCCCTATGAGCCTGGACTCACTGCTGGAAATCCTGGCTGCATGCCTGTAAGCGCTCTCCCTCCTAGGTTCCTTTAGTTTGCAGGGAAAGTCAGCAGGGGCAGTGGTGCTGGCCGGGGTTAGGAACTCCACAGGAGAGAGCAGGTTACCTCCGTGTGCACGGACCCTGCCTCCAGTTCCCGCCACTAGTGCTCACTCTAAATCCCCAGCAAAGCGTTTATCTCTTGCCCACTTTGACCCGCAAGCCCTCACTGTCCTCCAACCCTGAACCACCCAGCCTGCTGCACCCACTCTCCCTGCCAACCCTCAACTGCTGTCCTGGCACCCAGTGCCCCCGCTTCAATTTCGTGCCTGTCTCCTAAAGCCACCCCCCTTTTCCCTACGGCTCATACTCTCTCACCCCAGCCTTGCTCGGAGTCAGCCTCCACCCTCTATCTCCTGCAGGAATCACACCGTGTCCCTTCTCCATCCCGGTACCCACCAATGGCCTTGGACTTTCTGGCGTCCACCGCCAGAGATCGCGGTCTTCACGTGCGCAAATTGGACACCTGGTTTCTGCCTTTGCTGTGCGCCTGATTAGCGGGCGCAGAGCCAGGAGCTTCCAAAACCTGGTTGGAGTGGATCCGTAGAAGTGGAGCGAGTCTAGGAGGACGGCAGGGCAGACGAAGGGGATCGTGGCTGTGTCACCAGCTCTGTGCTCGCTGGTTTTCTGTCTTCCTGTTGGCGGCAAAGGCCCCAGTGCCACATTGGTATCCCTACCAGCTGCTTATACTGCAGCAGTCTCCTCCCTCTTTTCGCATATGACCTAAGATCTTCGTTTTTTGTCAATATTGAGACCTTTCCTCCCTGCTATAAACTGCACAAGCATCCTTTCTTGCTCAGGAAAAAAGCCTAAGCTTCTCCTGCCGTTCCATAGTTTTAACTTGTGTGACCTGTTGGtggtcctttcttcttcttttcatccCTATCGGCACCCTTTCAGGCTCTGTAGCTCCACCCCTCCGTTCCCTGCTGGAGTAGTTTTCCATTTTTAACACATTCCTCACAATTTtgtataaatacataacacacagatatacATTACTTTATTTAGAACATATATGGATACAGAAATCCTTTATGTTCATATACAAATACATGTGCATATGtacatttcttatattttagCAGTCATTCCTAGTTACCAGAACATAATCCCAAATATACACCTTTTACCAATCACAACACAcagataaaatttttcaaatactcATACACAAAAATACACATAATGTGAGTTTTTTGAAAACAAGAACATGCTCTTTTTATATATGGAGACCTAATTTTGGAGAAAGAAAGCTTAAccttaaagaatatttttcaaatgtaattgcaatttatgacaaaccatATCTAATTTTGAATAAACCaacatccattttgaattttattttatccttttttgttattcatagttttttgtcCATAGTATACTaaataccaatatatattttagatatactaATATCTAACATATCAATATTATTAGGTTGCTATATCAGGCAGAACATTATCAGTTACATGCAAGTTGAAAACTATCTCAATCTGATTTTAACAAAAGGAATTTATCGGCTACTTATTTGAAAAATCTAGTAAGTGTTAGATTAGATTTAACCAAAGTGCTTAGTGTGATGGGCTGAGTTCTGATTTCTTTCCCctccaaattcacatgttgatGTCTTTGCTCCCACCACATCAGAATGTGAAAATATTGGGAGGCAGGACCTTTAAAGAAGTAATTACGGTAAAATTGGGTCACATACTTTGGCCTTCATCTAACATTAGcggtatccttataagaagaagagaaTAGAACACAGATGTACATAGAAGAATGATCATGTGAATACTGAGGGTGAAGATGGCCATATACAAGCCAATGGGACAGacctcaggtaaaaaaaaaaaaaacaaccaccttgcagacaccttgatcttgaacacttggcctccagaactatgagaaagttaatttttgttgtttaaaccatTGAGCCTATTGTGCTTTTTTTATGGGAGCACTAATGAATGAATGCACTCATTGATGTCATCAAAAACCTAGTTGTGTtctgcctagcgtgcggaggacccgggttcgattcccggccagggcacataggagaagcgctcatttgcttctccaccccccctccttcctctctgtctctctcttcccctcccgcagccaaggctccattggagcaaagatggccgggcgctggggatggctctgtggcctctgcctcaggcgctagagtggctctggtcgcaacatggcgacgcccaggatgggcagagcatcgccccctggtgggcagagcgttgccccatggtgggcgtgctgggtggatcccggtcaggcgcatgcaggagtctgtctgactgtctctccctgtttccagcttcagaaaaatgaaaaacaaacaaacaaaaaaaaaacctagttgTGTTCTAACATCTATGTTCTCTCTGATGTCAGTTTTATTCTAAAGTTTATGTTACATTATAACTGTTGACAACAACTTTGGGAATGTATGCTTCCTTATTCatatatagtgacagagagaaacTATTTACAGCAACTTTTTAGAATTAcatttgacattcaatattatattaattacagaaagtttttaatcaaaattttgtTTCACTTTGATTGGGATCATCATAGGTCATTTGCCTGCCCTTGTAATATGGACAAAGATAACGCTATGTCCACTTGCCTTAGATcccattttttataattatgtcaGAAAcaatcacattaacaaaatggcACTGTTTGACTAATTGACTTATGATAATCAATTGCcatccctgaagtagggggtgGGATCAATCCCACCAAAATGATGTAGATACTACACAATCAAGGAAGATTGAAGTGGATATTGGTGAGCTAATCAACAATGTCCACAGCAATTCCAAGTTTTTATTATCAAAGacaatctaaaatttttattattcttctaaaatttgtgtttttctgataCTATTCTTAGATATCTCATTGCCAATTAATTGcaaatttgtttatatttctttgacTAAGTCAACAATTTACCCTGtttcacaatttttatttctaaattctttaaACTTCTTGGTATATTTACAACATTCCCTGTGAAATCACCTGTCTTGGTGGTTTACCTATGAAAAACATTCACACATAACTGAACCAACCCCCTTTACAATTATCCTCTTGTAGTCATAATTTTGAATAGTCAGGCCCGAAAAGGGTAATCAGTAGAGATAGTTAGTGCATTTAGATGTTCCAGGACATTGAAgctcaattttttgaaagattttatttattcatttttgagaagggagagacagagagagagagagagagagagagagagagagagagagaaggggaaagagcacaaaacatcaactcccatatgtgccttgactgggcaagcctagggtttcaaactgacaacctgataattccaggtcaatgcttttacccactgtgccaccagaggtcaggctgaaGATCAATTTTAAGTTGAAAACCAATGCAAATCTGAAACACAGCTTTCTGACAAACTTGTAGAGGATCATTGTCTTCAAAGGGAATCTGGATACCTAGTGAGTTTTAACTTATGCACCTTATTAAGAAGTAAGCTGAAGTAGGAATAAGTTGATAATAGGCCCATTACGTAACAGGCCCAAAGTCCTATAGGAAAGGCTTTGATGTTgccttagaaaatatttattctagtaCCACTACATCTAAAAACTGTGCAGTGCATAGGAATGGCCCTTTAAATACTGACCACTAAGGGACTACCTGacccaattatttttattcatcccACCTTGTGACTTCCAAACCACAAAGATTTTAAGGCcagatatatttattatatgttatcTTTtgtcttggttttatttataattttttcaaactgAGCCCTCACATCCTACCATTTGTCCTCAAGATCCCATTGCTTATATGTTTCAGGCTTCCCATTtacttttataagtttttatataCCTCAGATTCACGCAGAAATGTTTTAATTCCACAACACTGTCTTGATTTTCCACATGTTAACTGgatcatatatttattaataaattacaGTTAAGTTTATCAGTCTGAGCATGTATAATGGTATTACATACTGCCATGGTACAAACTCAacctggaagaaaacaaaaactataccACATTTATGGTTTCTGGTCACTGGACTAGTACTCTACTTctaaagcaaaaatatttatgaGACAGTTACAGTGATCTTTAAGAAAGATGTCTTGTTATATCATATTGAATTCATCACTTTCTTTGGTTTGgtgtactggaaaaaaaaaagggaaactcTTTATCATGGAGCTGTCCATTGAAAGACTGGCTTGAGACAGGATACAACATAGTGTCAGAGTAGATGTATGTTCCACTCACCTACTCCTagaaccaaactggagttataactaaatttaggAACAATAATCCTGAAAAACCAAATCAAGAactaaatgaagaagagtcttataaccaaggttTTATAGAAGAAACCACATGAAGACTGGTAGGAATGGCAGAGATGCCAAAAGGGCTGGCCCTGCTCTAATGAGCGGTGGCTGAGGttccagagggatatctcagctgcagggagTTCACCTTGACAGTTGTGGGTCCTAAACCCAAAGCCAAGTTctccagcctagagcaccagagtcAAGAAGAAGTGCCCATATAGCATTTGGAGGTAAAAAGAGgtaaggtttctgtctgccagaaacaCATGAATGTTCTCAGAGCTGCAGGCACCCTCTTGAAGGAccaatgcagaaaatctcacTCACAGTCACTTATCCTGGGCTCCAGTAGAGGAAAGGCTGAGTGGACTAGACTAAAATAAAGAGAGTCTATGATTGGCAGATTTGGGGAAAGACATGGTGGGGTACAGCTACTAGAACCTCT contains:
- the LOC136316902 gene encoding spindlin-2, producing the protein MKTPSAQEVGGQRTRAPVGRATGSVSMMKKKALQKKQRSRPSSQPRRNIVGCRISHGWKEGDEPITQWKGTVLDQVPINPSLYLVKYDGIDCVYGLELHRDERVLSLKILSDRVASSQVSDANLANTIVGKAVEHMFEGEHGSKDEWRGMVLAQAPIMKAWFYITYEKDPVLYMYQLLDDYKEGDLRIMPESTESPPAEREPGGVVDGLIGKHVEYTKEDGSKRIGMVIHQVEAKPSVYFIKFDDDFHIYVYDLVKKS